A DNA window from Undibacterium sp. YM2 contains the following coding sequences:
- a CDS encoding peptidylprolyl isomerase has translation MSSNVIPTVTPNAYLTLHYRLATLAGEDILSTFKERPATLQLGTGQLAPELEASLLGLEEGSHTTQELAPEKAFGPRNPDLIQRVSMATLKENSAFGEQYVIGDLVEFAAPAGGKFAGILRAIDDEGALFDFNHPLAGQTVLFETKIIGIL, from the coding sequence GAATGTTATCCCCACTGTGACACCCAACGCCTACCTGACCCTCCATTATCGCCTTGCGACGCTGGCTGGTGAAGATATACTCAGCACCTTCAAAGAGCGCCCAGCCACATTGCAACTGGGCACAGGGCAACTGGCACCAGAGCTGGAAGCATCCTTGCTGGGGCTCGAGGAAGGTTCTCATACCACCCAGGAACTGGCACCTGAAAAAGCCTTTGGGCCGCGCAACCCGGATTTGATACAAAGAGTATCGATGGCTACACTAAAAGAAAACTCTGCTTTTGGCGAGCAATATGTGATTGGCGACCTGGTTGAATTTGCCGCGCCTGCGGGTGGCAAGTTTGCCGGCATCTTGCGAGCAATTGACGATGAAGGTGCATTGTTTGACTTTAATCATCCTCTGGCCGGGCAGACCGTGCTGTTTGAAACAAAAATTATCGGGATTCTTTAA